From Candidatus Woesearchaeota archaeon, a single genomic window includes:
- a CDS encoding aminoglycoside phosphotransferase family protein, whose protein sequence is MEHLKKHLKELFLKELQATISQTEDYSKGVDQQVLLVHTDKGDFIYKKPLREADKIIKEKIGCRIAKEQGAPAPEIIFSNDKELIETVIPGKIISEWKLSKEERLSVFRKIGTILKRFHQAKAEGFGPVQANGKGKYQSAKEFIYSWLNKELTALEENKILSTKELENLKQYFSKHEEHLNEQTATYLHADISDYNILINKEQHITGFVDFGDLLAGPVEMDFATWSSETDDLDEVEALIKGYGKTDKKKIAYYSACWMVWMLNALHNDDKIERVKILRKRLYDIIEGTI, encoded by the coding sequence GTGGAACATCTCAAGAAACATCTCAAAGAATTATTTCTTAAAGAACTCCAAGCAACAATTAGCCAGACAGAAGATTATTCTAAAGGAGTAGACCAACAAGTATTGCTCGTTCATACTGACAAAGGAGATTTCATTTACAAAAAACCCTTGCGAGAAGCAGATAAAATTATTAAAGAAAAAATTGGTTGTCGCATTGCAAAAGAGCAAGGAGCGCCAGCACCAGAAATAATATTTTCTAACGATAAAGAACTTATAGAAACAGTTATTCCTGGAAAAATAATTTCTGAATGGAAACTGAGTAAAGAAGAACGATTAAGTGTATTTAGAAAAATAGGTACAATACTGAAACGATTTCACCAAGCTAAAGCAGAAGGATTTGGACCCGTGCAAGCAAACGGCAAAGGCAAATACCAAAGTGCGAAAGAGTTTATTTATTCTTGGCTTAATAAAGAATTGACCGCACTAGAAGAGAACAAGATACTTTCAACCAAAGAACTAGAAAACCTAAAACAATATTTCTCAAAACATGAAGAACACCTGAATGAACAAACAGCAACATATTTGCATGCAGATATATCAGACTATAACATTTTAATTAATAAAGAACAACACATCACAGGATTTGTTGATTTCGGCGATCTTCTTGCAGGACCTGTAGAAATGGACTTTGCAACATGGAGCTCTGAAACTGATGACCTAGATGAAGTAGAAGCTCTGATAAAAGGATATGGTAAAACCGATAAAAAGAAGATTGCTTATTACTCTGCCTGCTGGATGGTTTGGATGCTCAACGCATTACACAATGACGATAAAATAGAAAGAGTTAAAATACTCCGTAAAAGACTCTATGATATCATTGAGGGAACAATATGA
- a CDS encoding exosome complex protein Rrp42 — translation MNKESQMTNRKGHMIKALEEDVRYDGRKKDEFREVSIEYDVSNTADGSAKIKCGDTEIIIGISLSLGTPYPDRPDEGSLMVSCELLPIAHPDIESGPPSIDSIEISRVIDRGIRESGAIDVKGLCVEPGEKVWIVSVDVIPINHDGNIIDVGALGAVAAIAKTFIPKIEDGIVNYKEKTDKKLNLIHTPIPITVCKIGEHLLVDPSKEEEQNVDARLTIAVMEDENICSLQKGGDIGFTSEELKVAFDLAVAKSKELRKYLK, via the coding sequence ATGAACAAAGAATCACAAATGACAAACCGTAAAGGACACATGATAAAAGCACTTGAAGAAGACGTTCGGTACGATGGAAGAAAAAAAGATGAATTTCGAGAAGTAAGTATTGAATACGATGTTAGCAATACTGCTGATGGTAGCGCAAAAATTAAATGCGGCGATACAGAAATAATCATAGGTATTTCCTTATCATTAGGAACGCCCTATCCAGACCGACCTGACGAAGGATCACTCATGGTATCATGCGAACTCTTACCAATTGCACATCCAGACATCGAATCAGGACCACCAAGTATCGACTCTATTGAAATCAGTCGTGTTATTGATAGAGGTATTCGAGAAAGTGGTGCAATTGATGTGAAAGGATTATGTGTTGAGCCAGGAGAAAAAGTTTGGATAGTTAGTGTTGATGTTATTCCTATCAATCATGATGGAAACATTATTGATGTTGGAGCACTTGGCGCAGTTGCAGCTATTGCTAAAACATTCATTCCAAAAATTGAAGATGGCATTGTCAACTACAAAGAAAAAACCGATAAAAAACTTAATTTAATACATACACCAATACCAATAACTGTTTGTAAAATCGGTGAACACCTCTTAGTAGACCCAAGCAAAGAAGAAGAACAAAATGTTGATGCTCGACTCACCATTGCAGTCATGGAAGATGAAAATATCTGCTCACTGCAAAAAGGTGGCGACATTGGATTTACGAGCGAAGAACTTAAAGTAGCATTTGATTTAGCAGTTGCAAAATCAAAAGAACTTCGCAAATATCTCAAATAA
- a CDS encoding tryptophan--tRNA ligase yields MVKPKVNPYDVSGKVDYNRLIDEFGIKKLSDADLKRISKHTGGQLHHFLKRGIFFAHRDLKWLLNEYEQGNKFFLYTGCGPSGPIHLGHVGPWVFTKWLQDKFGVELWFQFTDDEKFLFKNKSYEEIQDWTHQNMLDVIAIGFDPKKTHFLVDTKHAGIMYPEAIKVAKKITFSTIKSAFGFTDSHNIGSIFYTAMQTVPAYLPNVLRNEKRPCLIPLGVDQDPHFRISRDVVEKLGHHKPAILHAKFMSPLTGPEGKMSSSDPDKAILMTDDAKTVKKKINKYAFSGGRETLEEHRRLGGNPDIDVACQWMRYFEEDDTILAQMHDAYRKGQLLSGEAKAMLIDKINEFLAQHQARRAKAEKMIDQFIYKQ; encoded by the coding sequence ATGGTAAAGCCGAAAGTAAACCCGTATGATGTATCAGGAAAGGTGGATTATAACCGACTTATAGATGAGTTTGGCATTAAGAAGCTGTCTGATGCAGATTTAAAGCGAATAAGTAAACATACAGGCGGGCAGCTTCATCATTTTCTTAAACGAGGAATATTCTTTGCGCATCGTGATTTAAAATGGCTCTTAAATGAATATGAACAAGGCAATAAATTCTTCTTATACACGGGTTGTGGACCATCAGGACCAATACATCTGGGCCACGTCGGACCATGGGTTTTTACAAAATGGCTGCAAGACAAATTCGGTGTTGAACTGTGGTTTCAATTTACCGATGATGAGAAGTTTCTTTTTAAGAACAAGAGTTATGAAGAGATTCAAGACTGGACGCATCAAAACATGCTTGATGTTATTGCCATAGGATTTGACCCGAAAAAAACACATTTCCTTGTCGATACCAAACACGCAGGCATCATGTATCCTGAAGCAATAAAGGTTGCTAAAAAAATTACGTTCTCAACGATAAAATCAGCATTTGGATTTACAGACTCACATAACATCGGCAGTATTTTTTACACCGCCATGCAAACAGTTCCAGCATACTTACCAAATGTTCTGCGCAATGAGAAGCGACCATGTCTTATTCCACTCGGTGTTGATCAAGACCCACACTTTCGCATTAGTCGAGATGTTGTTGAAAAGCTCGGCCATCACAAACCAGCAATCCTTCATGCAAAATTTATGAGCCCACTTACCGGCCCTGAAGGAAAAATGAGTAGCAGCGATCCTGATAAAGCAATACTCATGACCGATGATGCAAAGACCGTCAAGAAAAAAATTAACAAATACGCCTTTAGCGGTGGACGAGAAACACTTGAAGAACACAGGCGTCTTGGCGGTAATCCTGATATTGACGTAGCATGTCAATGGATGCGATATTTTGAAGAAGACGACACCATACTAGCGCAGATGCATGACGCTTATCGTAAAGGACAATTATTATCAGGCGAAGCAAAAGCAATGCTCATTGACAAAATCAATGAATTCTTAGCACAGCATCAAGCAAGGCGAGCGAAAGCTGAAAAGATGATTGATCAGTTTATCTATAAACAATAG